One region of Candidatus Binatota bacterium genomic DNA includes:
- a CDS encoding glucose 1-dehydrogenase → MGKLEGKVAVVTGGASGIGEATLRLFVEEGARVVVADIKDEQGQALADELAWEKGAAVFQHTDVTNGEQVAAAVARAVSEFGQLDIMHNNAGAMVGRGSVLEMEEAEVDRALGLLFKSVFFGVREAGRVMSKQGKGSIVNTASIAGLNPGAGPHLYATAKAAVVFFTGSAALELGEYDVRVNCVCPGGVATELVSSALGAGADILPAIEESMRGRQAIERPGRTIDIARTVLWLASDESDYVTGQAIAIDGGENYGAKWSKQTMQ, encoded by the coding sequence ATGGGAAAACTTGAAGGGAAGGTTGCCGTCGTCACTGGCGGGGCAAGTGGTATAGGCGAGGCAACGCTGCGCTTGTTTGTCGAAGAGGGCGCGCGCGTGGTGGTTGCCGACATCAAGGACGAGCAGGGGCAGGCGCTCGCCGACGAGCTGGCCTGGGAGAAAGGCGCCGCCGTGTTTCAACACACCGACGTGACCAACGGCGAGCAGGTGGCTGCCGCGGTGGCCCGCGCGGTGAGCGAATTCGGCCAACTCGACATCATGCATAACAACGCCGGTGCCATGGTTGGTCGTGGCTCGGTGCTCGAGATGGAAGAGGCCGAGGTCGACCGCGCGCTGGGCCTGTTGTTCAAGAGCGTGTTTTTCGGCGTGCGCGAGGCAGGGCGCGTGATGTCAAAGCAGGGCAAGGGCAGCATCGTCAACACGGCGAGTATAGCCGGCCTGAACCCCGGCGCGGGGCCACACCTGTACGCGACGGCCAAGGCCGCCGTGGTTTTCTTCACCGGTTCGGCGGCGCTTGAACTCGGTGAGTACGATGTGCGCGTTAACTGCGTGTGCCCCGGCGGCGTGGCCACCGAGCTGGTGTCGAGCGCGTTGGGCGCGGGTGCCGATATATTGCCTGCCATCGAAGAGAGCATGCGCGGCCGCCAGGCCATAGAGCGACCAGGGCGGACGATAGACATCGCGCGCACCGTCTTGTGGTTGGCCTCCGACGAATCCGACTACGTGACCGGCCAGGCGATCGCCATTGACGGTGGCGAAAACTACGGCGCCAAGTGGTCCAAGCAGACCATGCAGTAG
- a CDS encoding sulfite exporter TauE/SafE family protein, producing the protein MSPEALALTAAVMLLAAFTQGFVGFGFGAIAMMGTVVASDLLHASGVVNVAGLAMNMGALYMLRHSLLLPLLKRTALPAIAGVALGVTALASLDTVLMTRVLGGIILVVSILNLRGGELTKNPPAWTDMLAGLAGGSLAGAFNAGGPPLVIQFYRQDEDPEALKATLQALFLVMGLARLPVAASRGLMSGEVVLEALMMTPMVLLGAWLGVRTARHVSPERFRTACWLGLGLAGLGLLLN; encoded by the coding sequence CGCAGGGCTTTGTCGGCTTCGGCTTCGGCGCCATCGCCATGATGGGTACGGTGGTGGCCTCCGACCTGCTGCACGCATCGGGCGTGGTCAACGTGGCAGGCCTCGCCATGAACATGGGCGCGCTCTACATGCTGCGCCACAGCCTGCTGCTCCCGCTGCTAAAGCGCACGGCACTGCCCGCCATCGCCGGGGTGGCCCTGGGCGTTACGGCCCTGGCCAGCCTCGACACCGTACTCATGACGCGCGTGCTCGGCGGCATAATCCTTGTCGTGTCGATCCTCAACCTGCGCGGCGGCGAGCTCACTAAAAACCCACCCGCGTGGACAGACATGCTGGCGGGCCTGGCCGGGGGCTCGCTGGCGGGCGCTTTCAACGCCGGCGGACCACCGCTGGTCATACAGTTTTACCGGCAGGACGAGGATCCCGAAGCACTCAAGGCCACTTTGCAGGCCCTGTTCCTGGTCATGGGGCTGGCGCGATTGCCGGTGGCCGCCTCGCGCGGGCTGATGAGCGGCGAGGTCGTGCTCGAAGCCTTGATGATGACACCCATGGTACTGCTGGGCGCGTGGCTCGGCGTGCGCACCGCCCGCCACGTGAGTCCCGAACGTTTTCGTACCGCCTGCTGGCTGGGGCTGGGCCTGGCCGGCCTCGGCTTGCTGCTGAACTGA